Proteins from a single region of Antechinus flavipes isolate AdamAnt ecotype Samford, QLD, Australia chromosome 2, AdamAnt_v2, whole genome shotgun sequence:
- the GDF5 gene encoding growth/differentiation factor 5 has protein sequence MKLPRLLTFLLWHLTWLDLDLISTVLSAPDLAQRTSGSRPGLAKAEAKERPPPARGSFRPGGHGFNGAATNARAKGSASHAGGHLPKKDQPKKMPSRAGGPEPKPEIPQARQAGARTVTPKGQHPGTKGPPKGGPGSSTFLLKKAKEPGLPIEPKEPFRPPPVTPHEYMLSLYRTLSDADRKGVNGSVKLEAGLANTITSFIDKGQDDRGPAVRKQRYVFDISALEKDGLLGAELRILRKKPSDGSKPSLPGRPAQLKLSSCPSGRQPGILLDVRSVPGLESPRWEVFDIWKLFRNFKNSAQLCLELEAWDRGRVMDLRGVGFDRVARQVHEKALFLVFGRTKKRDLFFNEIKARSGQDDKTVYEYLFSQRRKRRAPLATRQGKRPSKNPKARCSRKALHVNFKDMGWDDWIIAPLEYEAFHCEGLCEFPLRSHLEPTNHAVIQTLMNSMDPESTPPTCCVPTRLSPISILFIDSANNVVYKQYEDMVVESCGCR, from the exons ATGAAACTCCCAAGACTCCTCACTTTCTTGCTCTGGCACCTGACTTGGTTGGACCTAGATCTTATCAGCACTGTTCTGAGTGCCCCAGACCTGGCACAGAGAACCTCAGGGTCCAGACCGGGACTGGCCAAGGCAGAAGCCAAGGAGCGTCCCCCTCCTGCCAGAGGCAGCTTCAGGCCGGGGGGACATGGCTTCAATGGGGCAGCCACTAATGCCAGGGCAAAGGGCAGCGCCAGCCACGCTGGAGGCCATCTACCCAAGAAGGATCAGCCCAAAAAGATGCCCTCGAGAGCCGGAGGTCCTGAGCCCAAGCCAGAAATCCCCCAGGCAAGGCAGGCGGGAGCTCGGACTGTGACCCCCAAAGGGCAGCACCCTGGTACCAAGGGTCCTCCAAAGGGTGGCCCCGGTTCCAGTACTTTCCTACTGAAAAAGGCCAAGGAGCCGGGGCTCCCAATCGAGCCCAAGGAACCTTTCCGACCGCCCCCAGTCACGCCCCATGAGTACATGCTCTCCCTGTACAGGACGCTGTCGGATGCTGATAGGAAGGGAGTCAATGGCAGCGTGAAGCTGGAAGCTGGGCTGGCCAACACCATCACCAGCTTCATAGACAAAGGGCAAG atgaCAGAGGTCCTGCAGTCAGGAAGCAAAGGTATGTGTTTGACATCAGTGCTCTGGAAAAAGATGGGCTATTGGGAGCTGAGTTACGGATCCTGCGGAAAAAGCCCTCAGATGGGTCAAAGCCATCTCTCCCTGGGCGGCCAGCCCAGCTGAAGTTGTCTAGCTGCCCCAGTGGCCGGCAACCAGGCATCCTGCTTGATGTACGTTCTGTGCCAGGTCTGGAGAGCCCCCGTTGGGAAGTGTTTGACATCTGGAAGCTCTTCCGAAATTTTAAGAATTCAGCTCAGCTGTGTTTGGAGCTGGAAGCCTGGGATCGAGGCCGTGTCATGGACCTACGTGGCGTGGGCTTTGACAGAGTTGCCCGCCAGGTCCACGAGAAGGCCTTGTTCCTTGTATTTGGCCGTACTAAGAAACGTGATTtgttctttaatgaaattaaggCTCGCTCTGGCCAAGATGATAAAACTGTGTATGAGTACCTATTCAGTCAGCGTCGGAAACGGCGGGCCCCCCTCGCGACCCGCCAAGGCAAGCGCCCCAGCAAAAATCCGAAGGCCCGTTGCAGTCGCAAGGCTCTCCATGTTAATTTCAAGGACATGGGCTGGGACGACTGGATCATCGCCCCCTTGGAATACGAGGCCTTTCACTGTGAAGGACTCTGTGAGTTTCCCCTTCGCTCTCATCTGGAGCCCACCAACCATGCTGTCATCCAGACTCTCATGAACTCCATGGATCCCGAATCTACTCCCCCTACCTGCTGCGTACCCACCAGGTTGAGTCCTATCAGCATCCTTTTCATTGATTCTGCCAACAATGTGGTCTACAAGCAGTATGAGGACATGGTTGTGGAGTCCTGTGGCTGCAGGTAG